Proteins encoded within one genomic window of Alosa alosa isolate M-15738 ecotype Scorff River chromosome 24, AALO_Geno_1.1, whole genome shotgun sequence:
- the LOC125289336 gene encoding uncharacterized protein LOC125289336, whose amino-acid sequence MGKHIKVSTFSGDMTDYYWWKAEWEELEQQGNPQRTAGVTRFHLLASLSDRVKKDLVLSSCASANEMFRRLDNRFGNKAKIVLRISEEVQGLPPVKGDNPRKAIELIQAVERALSNLVILGEEEVIKNRWVAQSLESKLPSSLKEKGITHKTKPVNSFAPHKHFDCLLRFLKKQEAILEELDQLEASPREGSSSVKGPADKPERGVKKAFSKATSGQRESPQSKPRLGPCTACADETHTGRLFACKVFREMDLQKRKAHLKTHGICNRCLCFHLKDGRCNPKFLCSKMDCRKEKPHHYLLCPKSIAQEKDALG is encoded by the coding sequence ATGGGAAAGCACATTAAAGTGTCCACATTCTCGGGAGACATGACCGACTACTATTGGTGGAAGGCTGAGTGGGAAGAACTGGAACAGCAGGGGAACCCACAGAGGACGGCTGGTGTTACAAGGTTCCACCTCCTAGCAAGTCTCAGCGACAGGGTGAAGAAAGACTTGGTTCTGTCCAGCTGTGCGTCGGCAAATGAAATGTTCAGGCGCCTCGACAACCGTTTTGGGAACAAGGCGAAAATCGTTCTGAGGATATCGGAAGAGGTTCAGGGCCTACCCCCCGTAAAGGGAGATAACCCTAGAAAAGCGATTGAGCTGATCCAAGCAGTGGAGCGGGCCCTTAGTAACCTTGTGATCCTGGGAGAAGAGGAGGTCATAAAGAACCGGTGGGTAGCACAGTCCCTTGAAAGCAAGCTACCAAGCTCTCTGAAGGAGAAAGGGATTACGCACAAGACCAAGCCTGTGAACAGTTTTGCTCCACATAAACACTTTGACTGCTTACTGCGTTTCCTGAAGAAGCAGGAGGCAATCCTGGAAGAGCTGGATCAGCTGGAGGCGAGCCCAAGAGAGGGAAGCTCCTCAGTGAAAGGCCCAGCAGATAAGCCAGAAAGAGGAGTCAAGAAAGCGTTCTCCAAAGCTACCTCAGGCCAAAGAGAGTCGCCTCAGTCGAAGCCACGCTTGGGCCCGTGCACTGCCTGTGCTGATGAGACACACACTGGCAGGCTGTTTGCTTGCAAGGTCTTCAGGGAAATGGATCTCCAGAAGAGAAAGGCCCATCTGAAGACCCATGGAATATGCAATCGGTGCCTGTGCTTCCACCTGAAGGATGGCCGTTGCAACCCAAAGTTCCTCTGCAGTAAAATGGACTGCCGCAAAGAAAAGCCTCACCACTATCTGCTCTGCCCCAAGTCCATCGCTCAAGAGAAAGATGCCTTGGGCTGA